One stretch of Kiritimatiellia bacterium DNA includes these proteins:
- a CDS encoding DUF6268 family outer membrane beta-barrel protein encodes MPGLRQTGPHLLCAALISFSLPVISPAQNTNGIIIDQDAGQTLELKAIETLARPVKPRVHGALTIGAGTDLENTLKDGGGYAKATRESLLLGLDVPFGTNTALSGSFEREFSQYNLDLNPSSISEIGSMHLAVTRFGLIARRRLDERWSLFAVGDITFSTENRAAWNDGMTYGGLMAVRRQVNKSFAWQLGVIARTHLEDKALFLPIPGIDWQINDRLTLRTAQGLTFSYDCMGNKRWLFDVGGNFENRIYRMNGRSQLPDGLFIDRSIPILTALTRRFGRIAFVKISVATPVYRRYKFCGSDGATLETLDSNFFPCFSFSAGAAF; translated from the coding sequence ATGCCGGGATTGAGACAGACCGGCCCGCATCTGTTATGCGCCGCCTTGATTTCCTTTTCCCTTCCGGTAATTTCGCCCGCCCAGAACACCAACGGCATTATCATTGACCAGGATGCCGGCCAAACCCTGGAATTGAAAGCAATTGAAACGCTCGCCCGGCCGGTCAAACCACGCGTTCACGGCGCCCTGACCATCGGCGCCGGGACCGACCTGGAAAACACCTTGAAAGACGGGGGCGGATATGCAAAAGCAACAAGAGAATCATTACTCCTGGGGCTTGATGTTCCATTCGGCACAAATACTGCCCTAAGCGGATCGTTTGAGCGCGAATTCAGCCAATACAACCTTGATCTGAATCCGTCTTCCATCTCCGAAATCGGCTCCATGCACCTGGCCGTTACCCGCTTCGGCCTGATAGCCAGACGCCGCCTGGATGAACGGTGGTCTCTCTTTGCGGTCGGAGACATTACTTTCTCAACGGAAAACCGCGCCGCCTGGAACGACGGCATGACCTATGGCGGGCTCATGGCCGTGCGCCGGCAGGTGAACAAATCGTTCGCCTGGCAGCTTGGAGTTATCGCGCGCACACACCTGGAAGACAAGGCGCTCTTTTTGCCCATCCCCGGGATTGACTGGCAAATCAACGACCGTCTGACACTGCGCACCGCCCAGGGCCTGACTTTTTCATATGACTGCATGGGGAACAAACGCTGGCTGTTTGATGTCGGAGGTAATTTTGAAAACCGCATCTACCGCATGAACGGCCGCTCGCAATTGCCCGACGGCCTTTTCATTGACCGTTCCATTCCCATTCTCACCGCCCTTACCCGCCGATTCGGAAGGATCGCGTTTGTTAAAATATCGGTTGCCACGCCCGTCTACCGACGTTATAAATTCTGTGGAAGCGATGGCGCCACATTGGAAACGCTGGACTCAAATTTTTTTCCCTGTTTCAGTTTTTCGGCCGGCGCGGCTTTTTAA